A single Pseudodesulfovibrio aespoeensis Aspo-2 DNA region contains:
- a CDS encoding branched-chain amino acid ABC transporter substrate-binding protein, giving the protein MRTKLHLIVLCLVMAAMLAACSAEEKKADEKADVQTGEVAPAAKLVLGVAGAHSGDLASYGLPSVNAAKLVAAKVNAAGGVNGMTVEVVAQDDQCKPELATNAATKMVSDGVKIVLGHICSGATKAALPIYLESKIVLMSPSATNPPLTQSGEYPNFFRTIAPDDAQAALEVAFAKGLGLTKLAVIHDKGDYGKGFATFCKEFIEAEEGMEVVLFEGVTPGAVDYSAVVQKIKSSGAQGVIFGGYHPEASKIVSGMRKKEITIPFLSDDGVKDDTFIKVAGEYAEGVYATGPMDFSTNPVYQEAVAAHKAEFGTDPGPFFPEAYSAALALLKAVENAGSTDYDKVTEALRTQYVDTAVGSVKFDAKGDAEGVGFAVYQVQSGKYVEIK; this is encoded by the coding sequence ATGCGCACTAAACTGCATCTGATCGTGCTGTGCCTGGTCATGGCCGCCATGCTGGCGGCCTGCAGCGCCGAAGAGAAAAAGGCCGATGAAAAAGCTGACGTCCAGACCGGCGAAGTCGCCCCGGCTGCCAAGCTGGTCCTCGGCGTGGCCGGTGCCCACTCCGGCGACCTGGCCTCCTACGGCCTGCCCAGCGTCAACGCCGCCAAGCTGGTGGCCGCCAAGGTCAACGCCGCTGGCGGCGTCAACGGCATGACCGTGGAAGTGGTCGCCCAGGACGACCAGTGCAAGCCCGAGCTGGCCACCAACGCCGCCACCAAGATGGTTTCCGACGGGGTCAAGATCGTGCTCGGTCACATCTGCTCCGGTGCCACCAAGGCTGCGCTGCCCATCTACCTCGAATCCAAGATCGTGCTCATGTCCCCCTCGGCCACCAACCCGCCCCTGACCCAGTCCGGCGAGTACCCGAACTTTTTCCGCACCATCGCCCCGGACGATGCGCAGGCCGCGCTTGAAGTGGCCTTTGCCAAGGGGTTGGGCCTGACCAAGCTCGCCGTCATTCACGACAAGGGCGACTACGGCAAGGGTTTTGCCACCTTCTGCAAGGAGTTCATCGAGGCCGAAGAGGGCATGGAAGTGGTCCTGTTCGAGGGCGTGACCCCCGGCGCTGTGGACTATTCCGCGGTTGTCCAGAAGATCAAGAGCTCCGGCGCCCAGGGCGTCATCTTCGGCGGCTACCACCCCGAGGCCTCCAAGATCGTCTCCGGCATGCGCAAGAAGGAGATCACCATTCCCTTCCTGTCTGACGACGGCGTGAAGGACGACACCTTCATCAAGGTTGCCGGCGAGTACGCCGAAGGCGTTTACGCCACCGGCCCCATGGACTTCTCCACCAACCCGGTCTACCAGGAGGCCGTGGCCGCTCACAAGGCCGAGTTCGGCACTGATCCCGGTCCGTTCTTCCCCGAGGCCTACTCTGCGGCCCTGGCCCTGCTCAAGGCTGTCGAGAATGCCGGTTCCACCGACTACGACAAGGTCACCGAAGCCCTGCGCACCCAGTATGTGGACACCGCTGTCGGCTCCGTCAAGTTCGACGCCAAGGGCGACGCCGAGGGCGTGGGCTTTGCCGTCTACCAGGTGCAGAGCGGCAAGTACGTGGAAATCAAGTAG
- a CDS encoding CcmD family protein, whose protein sequence is MSATTYLFLANCAVWLGVTGYLVFLSLRAGELEKRMHQLELLGGGDNDRS, encoded by the coding sequence ATGTCCGCAACAACATATCTCTTCCTGGCAAACTGCGCGGTCTGGCTCGGCGTGACCGGATACCTTGTCTTCCTGTCCCTGCGGGCAGGCGAACTGGAGAAACGCATGCACCAGCTGGAGCTGCTCGGAGGTGGCGACAATGACCGCAGCTAA
- a CDS encoding branched-chain amino acid ABC transporter permease, which translates to MEYFLELLFGGLTRGSIYALIALGYTMVYGIIELINFAHGEIYMIGAFTGLIVAGVLTALGFPAASILAIALVCAVLWAAAYGYTVEKVAYKPLRGAQRLSPLISAIGMSIFLQNYVMLSQTSDFLPFPALTPQFDFMKPFGSIMNSSELVIVVATVTVCIGLTLFIKFTKLGKAMRATAQNRKMAMLVGVNVDMVISATFIIGSSLAAVGGVLIASHVGQINYFIGFIAGIKAFTAAVLGGIGSIPGAMLGALVLGLTEAFATGYVSSDYEDVFAFCLLVLILIFRPAGIMGKEKTQKV; encoded by the coding sequence ATGGAATATTTTCTGGAACTGCTTTTCGGTGGGCTGACCCGGGGCAGCATCTACGCGCTCATCGCCCTGGGCTACACCATGGTCTACGGGATCATCGAGCTTATCAACTTCGCCCATGGCGAGATATACATGATAGGCGCGTTCACCGGGTTGATCGTGGCCGGAGTGCTCACCGCTCTGGGGTTCCCGGCAGCCTCCATCCTGGCCATAGCCCTTGTCTGCGCCGTTCTCTGGGCAGCCGCCTACGGCTACACCGTGGAGAAGGTCGCCTACAAGCCGCTGCGCGGCGCGCAGCGCCTCTCGCCGCTCATCTCGGCCATCGGCATGTCCATCTTCCTGCAGAACTATGTCATGCTCTCCCAGACCTCCGATTTTCTTCCCTTCCCCGCGCTCACCCCCCAGTTCGACTTCATGAAACCCTTTGGGTCCATCATGAACTCGTCCGAGCTGGTCATCGTCGTGGCCACGGTCACGGTCTGCATCGGGCTGACCCTGTTCATCAAGTTCACCAAGCTGGGCAAGGCCATGCGCGCCACGGCCCAGAACCGCAAGATGGCCATGCTGGTCGGCGTCAACGTCGATATGGTCATCTCGGCCACCTTCATCATCGGGTCGAGTCTGGCCGCGGTCGGCGGGGTGCTCATCGCCTCCCATGTTGGACAGATCAACTACTTCATCGGGTTCATCGCGGGCATCAAGGCGTTCACCGCCGCAGTGCTGGGCGGCATCGGCTCCATCCCCGGTGCCATGCTCGGCGCGCTGGTGCTCGGATTGACCGAGGCCTTTGCCACCGGCTACGTTTCCTCGGATTACGAGGACGTGTTCGCGTTCTGCCTGCTCGTGCTCATCCTGATATTCAGGCCCGCAGGCATCATGGGCAAGGAAAAGACCCAGAAGGTGTAA
- the livM gene encoding high-affinity branched-chain amino acid ABC transporter permease LivM, with protein MGRFFLSAGCDSIAQAVRKSALAAVWFAFLTFPILVIRVNTIENTIVWRWENMAYIAVAIFLGSFVWRWLLARKELKLDKDHEETPSARLLTTIQSHPVLKFAALGVVALLAGLYPQVFDLYQTNIMISCLVYIVLGLGLNIVVGLAGLLDLGYVAFYAVGAYAYALCNMHWDIGFWFMLPIGAALGTILGVILGFPVLRLRGDYLAIVTLGFGEIIRLVLENWGDVTMGPSGISNISRPGFFGMKMTISDSTIYMYYIMIGLLILTIFSVNRLQNSRIGRAWLALREDEIACQAMGIDKVKTKLLAFALGATWAGMAGVVFAAKTTFINPASFTFWESAMILSIVVIGGMGSIRGVIAGAIILILVPEYLREFAEFRMLLFGAIMVLVMVFRPQGLISAKRKVYTYTATNGAGAAHE; from the coding sequence ATGGGGCGCTTCTTCCTGTCAGCCGGGTGCGACAGCATCGCCCAGGCCGTGCGGAAATCGGCGCTCGCCGCGGTCTGGTTCGCCTTTCTGACCTTTCCGATCCTGGTCATCAGGGTCAACACCATCGAGAACACCATTGTCTGGCGCTGGGAGAACATGGCCTACATCGCCGTGGCCATCTTCCTTGGCTCCTTTGTCTGGCGCTGGCTGCTGGCCCGCAAGGAGCTCAAGCTGGACAAGGACCACGAGGAAACTCCGTCGGCGCGGCTTTTGACCACAATCCAGTCCCATCCCGTCCTGAAGTTCGCGGCCCTCGGAGTCGTCGCCCTGCTGGCAGGGCTCTACCCCCAGGTCTTCGACCTCTACCAGACCAACATCATGATCTCCTGCCTGGTCTACATCGTGCTCGGGCTGGGCCTGAACATCGTGGTGGGGCTGGCCGGGCTGCTTGATCTCGGCTATGTGGCCTTCTACGCTGTCGGTGCCTACGCCTACGCCCTGTGCAACATGCACTGGGACATCGGCTTCTGGTTCATGCTGCCCATTGGCGCGGCGCTTGGCACCATCCTTGGTGTGATCCTCGGCTTTCCCGTGCTGCGCCTGCGCGGCGACTATCTGGCCATCGTCACGCTGGGTTTCGGCGAGATCATCCGTCTGGTGCTTGAGAACTGGGGCGATGTGACCATGGGGCCTTCGGGCATATCGAACATCTCCCGGCCCGGCTTCTTCGGCATGAAGATGACCATCAGCGACTCGACCATTTACATGTATTATATCATGATCGGCCTGCTGATCCTGACCATCTTCAGCGTCAACCGGCTCCAGAACTCGCGCATTGGCCGCGCCTGGCTCGCCCTGCGCGAGGACGAGATAGCCTGTCAGGCCATGGGCATCGACAAGGTCAAGACCAAGCTCCTCGCCTTTGCCCTGGGTGCCACCTGGGCGGGCATGGCCGGGGTCGTGTTCGCGGCCAAGACCACCTTCATCAACCCCGCCTCCTTCACCTTCTGGGAGTCGGCCATGATCCTGTCCATCGTGGTCATCGGCGGCATGGGCTCCATCCGGGGCGTCATCGCCGGAGCGATCATCCTCATCCTCGTGCCGGAATACCTGCGCGAGTTCGCCGAGTTCCGCATGCTCCTGTTCGGGGCCATCATGGTCCTGGTCATGGTCTTCAGGCCCCAGGGGCTGATCAGCGCCAAGCGCAAGGTCTACACCTACACAGCCACCAATGGCGCGGGGGCGGCCCATGAGTAA
- the ccsA gene encoding cytochrome c biogenesis protein CcsA, translated as MKVRVLAALAVAALLAHQSMIWFYAPVAQSGPVQKIFYMHLPCSWWALASFFVVFASSLLYLFRRDPAYDRVAGAAAELGVLFATLSLVTGSTWARAEWGHWWIWDPKLTTALIMWYVYAGYLVLRSTPMGRERKALVCAVLGIVAFLDVPLVFFAAKLWGSAHPDGVARESSGMAPRMWHTVFAGLIAFGFLWGGLLLTRIRQLSLLARLEAMLVWDDEA; from the coding sequence ATGAAAGTGAGAGTCCTGGCCGCACTGGCCGTCGCGGCCCTGCTCGCGCACCAGTCCATGATCTGGTTCTACGCGCCTGTGGCGCAGTCCGGGCCGGTGCAGAAGATATTCTACATGCATCTGCCGTGTTCCTGGTGGGCGCTGGCGAGTTTCTTCGTGGTCTTCGCGTCGTCGCTGCTCTATCTCTTCAGACGCGACCCCGCGTATGACCGCGTGGCCGGGGCCGCCGCCGAGCTGGGCGTGCTGTTCGCCACCTTGAGCCTGGTCACGGGTTCGACCTGGGCCAGGGCCGAGTGGGGCCATTGGTGGATATGGGATCCCAAGCTGACCACCGCGCTGATCATGTGGTATGTCTACGCGGGGTATCTGGTGCTCAGGTCCACGCCCATGGGCCGCGAGCGCAAGGCGCTGGTCTGCGCCGTGCTCGGTATAGTGGCCTTTCTGGATGTGCCGCTGGTCTTCTTTGCGGCCAAGCTCTGGGGCAGCGCCCATCCCGACGGGGTGGCCCGTGAGAGTTCGGGCATGGCCCCGCGCATGTGGCACACGGTCTTTGCCGGGCTCATTGCTTTCGGCTTCCTTTGGGGGGGGCTGCTCCTGACCCGGATCAGGCAATTGTCCCTGCTGGCCCGGCTCGAGGCCATGCTCGTCTGGGACGACGAGGCCTAG
- a CDS encoding ABC transporter ATP-binding protein: protein MSNPVLNVKAVDKDFGGIRALDDVDLVVRQNEIVALIGPNGAGKTTFFNCITGIYTPTSGDVLVDPGATGNPVRINGKKPNKVTELGMARTFQNIRLFPSMTALENVMIGTHCRTHSAVWGAISRNKATRAEEQAVIDRSYELLRLVGLEQYVNESSANMPYGKQRRLEIARALATDPFLLLLDEPAAGMNPQETLELEELIVGLRQRYSLSIMLIEHDMKMVMSMSDRIYVLDYGRMIADGTPREIADNPAVIKAYLGESDDD from the coding sequence ATGAGTAATCCGGTCCTCAACGTCAAGGCCGTGGATAAGGACTTTGGGGGCATCCGCGCCCTGGACGATGTTGATCTCGTGGTCCGTCAAAACGAGATAGTGGCCCTTATCGGTCCCAACGGCGCGGGCAAGACCACCTTCTTCAACTGCATCACCGGCATCTACACGCCCACCAGCGGCGACGTGCTGGTCGATCCCGGCGCCACGGGCAATCCTGTGCGCATCAACGGCAAGAAGCCCAACAAGGTCACCGAGCTGGGCATGGCCCGGACCTTTCAGAACATCCGCCTGTTTCCGTCCATGACTGCCCTTGAGAATGTCATGATCGGCACCCACTGCCGGACCCATTCGGCTGTCTGGGGTGCCATCTCGCGCAACAAGGCCACCCGCGCCGAAGAGCAGGCGGTCATCGACCGCAGCTACGAACTGCTCAGGCTTGTCGGGCTTGAACAATACGTCAACGAGAGCTCGGCCAACATGCCCTACGGCAAGCAGCGCAGGCTGGAAATCGCCCGCGCCCTGGCCACGGACCCCTTCCTGCTGCTGCTCGACGAGCCCGCCGCCGGCATGAACCCCCAGGAGACGCTCGAACTCGAAGAGCTCATTGTCGGCCTGCGGCAGCGGTACTCCCTCTCCATCATGCTCATTGAGCATGACATGAAGATGGTCATGTCCATGTCAGACCGCATCTATGTCCTCGACTATGGACGGATGATCGCGGACGGCACTCCCCGCGAGATCGCCGACAACCCGGCAGTGATCAAGGCCTACCTTGGGGAGAGCGACGATGACTAG
- a CDS encoding ABC transporter ATP-binding protein produces MTRLLELKGVNSFYGNIQALYDISLHIDSGEIITLIGANGAGKSTTLMTVCGVVQARDGQVLYQGDPITRVSPEKLVARGICQVPEGRLIFPELTVQENLDMGAFLRNDSDGIRRDMEMCFGLFPILAARRKQQGGTLSGGEQQMLAIARALMAKPRLLLLDEPSMGLAPLVVRQIFEIIQKVNAEHNTTIFLVEQNANLALKIGHRGYVMENGRIVLSDTCDRLLTNEQVKKAYLGL; encoded by the coding sequence ATGACTAGGCTTCTCGAACTCAAGGGCGTCAACAGCTTTTACGGCAACATCCAGGCGCTCTACGACATCAGCCTGCATATCGACAGCGGCGAGATCATCACCCTGATCGGGGCCAACGGCGCGGGCAAGTCCACCACCCTGATGACCGTGTGCGGGGTGGTTCAGGCCCGCGACGGCCAGGTGCTCTACCAGGGCGACCCCATCACCAGGGTCAGCCCGGAAAAACTGGTGGCCAGGGGCATCTGCCAGGTGCCCGAGGGGCGGCTGATCTTCCCGGAACTGACCGTGCAGGAGAATCTTGACATGGGCGCATTCCTGCGCAACGACAGCGACGGCATCCGCCGCGACATGGAGATGTGCTTTGGCCTCTTCCCGATCCTGGCGGCCCGACGCAAACAGCAGGGCGGCACCCTGTCCGGCGGCGAGCAGCAGATGCTGGCCATCGCCCGCGCCCTGATGGCCAAGCCGAGGCTGCTGCTGCTCGACGAGCCTTCCATGGGGCTGGCCCCGCTGGTGGTCCGCCAGATCTTCGAGATCATCCAGAAGGTCAACGCCGAGCACAACACCACCATCTTCCTGGTGGAGCAGAACGCCAACCTCGCCCTGAAGATAGGGCATCGGGGGTATGTCATGGAAAACGGGAGGATCGTGCTCTCGGACACCTGCGACAGGTTGCTGACCAACGAGCAGGTGAAAAAGGCCTATCTCGGCCTGTGA
- the guaB gene encoding IMP dehydrogenase, which translates to MSKILDKALTFDDVLLLPGYSNVLPDSVDVSTYLTPGIKLNIPLISAAMDTVTESRMAISMARHGGAGVIHKNMSVREQAREIDRVKKSESGMITDPLTVHPDDDLGKVKAIMAEYRISGLPVVKGDHLVGIITNRDIRFVRDDSALVSELMTSRDLVTVPENIDNEEAKRKLHQHRIEKLLVVDSENRLKGLITIKDINKHKKYPDAVKDGRGRLLVGAAIGVGRDCLSRSEALLRAGADFLVLDSAHGHSENILKSARELRAAFPSLQLVGGNIATYEGAKALIEAGVDTVKVGIGPGSICTTRIVAGVGVPQITAVMEAARAAREAGKCIIADGGIKYSGDVVKALAVGAHSCMMGSVLAGTDESPGESILFQGRTYKQYRGMGSIDAMKKGSSDRYFQEKSKKLVPEGIVGRVPYRGPVGESLYQFVGGLRSGMGYTGSANLDELYEKSKLVQISPAGLRESHVHDVTITKESPNYRGDG; encoded by the coding sequence ATGAGCAAAATACTCGATAAAGCCCTGACCTTTGACGATGTCCTGCTGTTGCCGGGCTACTCGAACGTATTGCCGGACTCCGTGGACGTGTCCACGTACCTGACGCCGGGAATCAAGTTGAACATACCGCTCATTTCCGCCGCCATGGATACCGTCACCGAGTCGCGCATGGCCATCTCCATGGCCCGCCACGGCGGGGCTGGCGTCATCCACAAGAACATGTCCGTGCGCGAGCAGGCGCGCGAGATCGACCGGGTCAAGAAGTCCGAGTCCGGCATGATCACCGATCCGCTCACGGTCCATCCGGACGACGACCTGGGCAAGGTCAAGGCGATCATGGCCGAGTACCGCATCTCCGGCCTGCCCGTGGTCAAGGGCGACCATCTGGTGGGCATCATCACCAACCGCGACATCCGGTTCGTGCGGGACGACTCGGCACTGGTGTCAGAGCTGATGACCAGCCGCGATCTGGTGACTGTGCCGGAGAATATCGACAATGAGGAGGCCAAGCGCAAGCTGCACCAGCACCGCATCGAGAAGCTGCTGGTGGTGGACAGCGAGAACCGCCTCAAGGGGTTGATCACCATCAAGGACATCAACAAGCACAAGAAATATCCCGACGCGGTCAAGGATGGCCGGGGCCGCCTGTTGGTGGGCGCGGCCATCGGCGTGGGGCGCGACTGCCTGAGCCGGTCCGAGGCCCTGCTGCGGGCCGGGGCCGACTTCCTGGTGCTCGACTCGGCCCACGGCCACTCCGAGAACATCCTCAAGTCCGCCCGCGAGCTGCGCGCCGCCTTCCCGAGCCTCCAACTGGTGGGCGGCAACATCGCCACCTACGAGGGCGCCAAGGCGCTGATCGAGGCGGGCGTGGACACGGTCAAGGTGGGCATCGGCCCCGGCTCCATCTGCACCACGCGCATCGTGGCCGGTGTCGGCGTGCCCCAGATCACCGCCGTGATGGAGGCGGCCCGCGCCGCCCGCGAGGCCGGCAAGTGCATCATCGCCGACGGCGGCATCAAATACTCCGGCGATGTGGTCAAGGCCTTGGCCGTGGGCGCGCACAGCTGCATGATGGGGTCTGTGCTGGCAGGCACGGACGAGAGCCCTGGCGAGTCCATCCTCTTCCAGGGCCGCACCTACAAGCAGTACCGGGGCATGGGCTCCATCGACGCCATGAAGAAGGGCAGCTCGGACCGCTATTTTCAGGAGAAATCCAAGAAGCTGGTGCCCGAAGGCATTGTGGGCCGGGTTCCCTACCGTGGCCCGGTGGGCGAGTCGCTCTACCAGTTCGTGGGCGGCCTGCGCTCCGGCATGGGCTATACCGGCTCGGCCAACCTTGATGAGCTGTACGAGAAGTCGAAGCTGGTGCAGATATCGCCCGCCGGGCTTCGCGAGTCCCATGTCCACGACGTGACCATCACCAAGGAATCCCCCAATTATCGCGGAGACGGCTAG
- the tatB gene encoding Sec-independent protein translocase protein TatB: protein MFGVGGPELLIICVVALIVIGPKKLPDLLRSLGKGMAEFKRVSNDVKSTLDDEVKKAETTARKREVDEEMERRKAEKAEAATAPTTTADNTAGNTAGDAAAQGAPPAGPDMTKDTKESA, encoded by the coding sequence ATGTTTGGAGTAGGCGGACCGGAGCTTCTGATCATCTGTGTGGTGGCTCTCATTGTCATCGGGCCCAAGAAACTGCCCGACCTGTTGCGCTCGCTGGGCAAGGGCATGGCGGAGTTCAAACGCGTCAGCAACGACGTCAAGAGCACGCTGGACGACGAGGTCAAAAAGGCCGAAACCACTGCCCGTAAGCGCGAGGTGGACGAGGAGATGGAGCGCCGCAAGGCCGAAAAGGCCGAAGCCGCGACAGCGCCCACTACCACGGCTGACAACACGGCTGGCAACACGGCTGGCGACGCTGCCGCACAGGGCGCGCCACCTGCCGGGCCTGACATGACCAAGGACACCAAGGAATCGGCATGA
- a CDS encoding heme exporter protein CcmB, with the protein MLKRSAAMAAKDLKLSVSGGQGLVQAVLLGLLLIFLFSLSKPVGGVISAQAAGAIFWLASAFGLVLVFNDLFAIEEANGARVGILSSPAPVHAVWIGKGVAGLCLLLVSQLVFLPATVAFLGQAIHGPWWLLGVTLVGADIGLVIIGALLGALSQGQAARESLLSVIVFPLLLPVLLSGITLFAMCFSPDPVGEPGSWLGLILAFDALFAGAGLFLFPFVYSGEE; encoded by the coding sequence ATGCTGAAACGATCCGCAGCCATGGCCGCCAAGGACCTGAAGCTCTCCGTGTCCGGCGGGCAGGGGCTGGTGCAGGCCGTGCTCCTCGGGCTGCTGCTCATCTTTCTCTTCAGCCTGTCCAAGCCGGTCGGCGGGGTCATTTCAGCCCAGGCCGCCGGGGCCATCTTCTGGCTGGCCTCGGCCTTCGGGCTGGTGCTGGTCTTCAACGACCTTTTTGCCATCGAGGAGGCCAACGGCGCGCGGGTGGGCATCCTGTCGTCGCCCGCCCCGGTCCACGCCGTCTGGATCGGCAAGGGCGTGGCCGGGCTGTGTCTGCTGCTGGTGTCGCAACTGGTGTTTCTCCCGGCCACAGTGGCCTTTCTGGGTCAGGCCATCCACGGTCCGTGGTGGCTCCTGGGCGTGACTCTGGTGGGCGCGGACATCGGGCTGGTCATCATCGGCGCGCTGCTCGGCGCGCTCTCGCAGGGGCAGGCGGCCAGGGAGTCGCTGCTCTCGGTCATCGTCTTTCCGCTGTTGCTGCCCGTACTTTTGTCGGGCATCACCCTGTTCGCCATGTGCTTTTCGCCAGACCCTGTGGGTGAGCCCGGAAGCTGGCTCGGCCTGATCCTCGCCTTTGACGCGCTGTTTGCCGGGGCCGGGCTGTTTCTCTTCCCCTTTGTCTACAGCGGGGAGGAGTAG
- the guaA gene encoding glutamine-hydrolyzing GMP synthase yields the protein MHNNRVLILDFGSQFTQLIARRVREAGIYSEIHPCNVDPERVKAFKPSALILSGGPSSVLEGGCPALNMDYLAMGVPVLGICYGMQLLAHNMGGRVVASTDREYGRAQFKALNDCILFEGIEDKENLTVWMSHGDRVEALPQGFVTMGRTDSIEFAAMGDPARKLYALQFHPEVAHTTDGATIIQNFLFKVAGLTPTWSMASFVDTCIEDLKKQVGDAKVVLGLSGGIDSTVAAVLLHRAIGRNLHCIFVDNGLLRMGEKEEVVGFLAEHFDLNVKFVDASREFLDKLVGVTDPEQKRKIIGYTFIDVFDREAKAIEGVRFLGQGTLYPDVIESESFKGPSAVIKSHHNVGGLPEKMHLKLVEPLRELFKDEVRRAAYELGLPEHIIWRQPFPGPGLSIRIIGEVSDERLSILRLADRIVQNEMVASDWYRKVWQGFAVLLPLKTVGVMGDDRTYENVIALRIVDSLDAMTADWSRLPSELLARISNRIINEVKGVNRVVLDISSKPPSTIEWE from the coding sequence ATGCACAACAACCGAGTACTCATCCTGGATTTCGGCAGCCAGTTCACCCAGCTCATCGCGCGCCGCGTGCGCGAGGCGGGCATCTACTCCGAAATCCACCCCTGCAATGTGGACCCGGAGCGGGTCAAGGCGTTCAAGCCATCGGCGCTCATCCTCTCGGGCGGGCCGTCGAGCGTGCTTGAGGGCGGCTGCCCGGCCCTGAACATGGATTATCTCGCGATGGGCGTCCCGGTGCTGGGCATCTGCTACGGCATGCAACTGCTGGCCCACAACATGGGTGGGCGGGTCGTGGCCTCCACCGACCGCGAGTATGGCCGCGCCCAGTTCAAGGCCCTGAACGACTGCATCCTGTTCGAGGGCATCGAGGACAAGGAAAACCTGACGGTCTGGATGTCCCACGGCGACCGCGTGGAGGCGCTGCCCCAGGGGTTCGTGACCATGGGCAGGACCGACTCCATCGAATTCGCGGCCATGGGCGACCCGGCCAGAAAACTCTACGCCCTCCAGTTCCACCCGGAGGTGGCCCACACCACCGACGGCGCGACCATCATCCAGAATTTCCTGTTCAAGGTGGCGGGGCTGACGCCCACATGGTCCATGGCCAGCTTTGTCGATACCTGCATCGAAGACTTGAAGAAGCAGGTGGGCGACGCCAAGGTCGTGCTCGGCCTGTCCGGCGGCATCGACTCCACCGTGGCCGCCGTGCTCCTGCACCGGGCCATCGGCAGAAACCTGCACTGCATCTTCGTGGACAACGGGCTTTTGCGCATGGGCGAGAAGGAGGAGGTGGTCGGCTTCCTGGCCGAGCATTTCGACCTCAACGTCAAGTTCGTGGACGCCTCGCGTGAGTTCCTGGACAAGCTTGTGGGCGTGACCGACCCGGAGCAGAAGCGCAAGATCATCGGCTACACCTTCATCGACGTGTTCGACCGCGAGGCCAAGGCCATTGAGGGTGTCAGGTTCCTGGGCCAGGGCACCCTGTACCCGGACGTGATCGAGTCCGAATCCTTCAAGGGCCCCTCGGCGGTCATCAAGAGCCACCACAACGTGGGCGGCCTGCCGGAGAAGATGCACCTCAAGCTGGTGGAGCCGCTACGCGAACTCTTCAAGGACGAGGTGCGCCGCGCCGCCTATGAACTGGGCCTGCCCGAGCACATCATCTGGCGACAGCCCTTCCCCGGGCCGGGGTTGTCCATCCGCATCATCGGCGAGGTCTCGGACGAGCGGCTGTCCATTTTGCGGCTGGCCGACCGGATCGTGCAGAACGAGATGGTGGCGTCCGACTGGTATCGCAAGGTGTGGCAGGGGTTTGCCGTGCTGCTGCCGCTGAAGACTGTGGGCGTCATGGGCGACGACCGCACCTACGAGAACGTCATCGCCCTGCGCATCGTCGATTCGCTGGACGCCATGACCGCGGATTGGTCGCGGCTGCCCAGCGAGCTTTTGGCCCGCATCTCCAACCGCATCATCAACGAGGTCAAGGGCGTCAACCGCGTGGTTCTGGACATCTCGTCCAAGCCGCCGAGCACCATTGAGTGGGAATAG
- a CDS encoding tetratricopeptide repeat protein, with translation MTAANHDFGRNAVVSLIFVGVAAMFITSFAYRLNNPNLVVMARQPASMNSGNDGSGEGTMPPGMEQMGGNMARIKEYMAQVEANPDDVDALIGLGNSFLMMRAWDRALEPLERANQLSPGNVDVLKGIGIARFSQEDYVKASAAYDEILAVKPDDTLALFNLGVIFKHYFEKPDEARRYFEKVLELEHDDAEMIRLAKQELEK, from the coding sequence ATGACCGCAGCTAACCATGACTTTGGCCGCAATGCGGTCGTTTCCCTGATTTTCGTCGGCGTGGCCGCCATGTTCATCACCAGTTTTGCCTACCGGTTGAACAACCCGAATCTGGTGGTCATGGCCCGCCAGCCCGCTTCCATGAACTCCGGGAACGACGGGAGCGGCGAGGGAACCATGCCGCCCGGCATGGAGCAGATGGGCGGCAACATGGCCCGGATCAAGGAGTACATGGCCCAGGTCGAAGCCAATCCCGACGATGTGGACGCCCTGATCGGCCTTGGCAACTCGTTTCTCATGATGCGCGCCTGGGACCGCGCCCTGGAGCCGCTTGAGCGGGCCAACCAACTCAGCCCCGGCAATGTGGACGTGCTCAAGGGCATTGGTATCGCCCGGTTCAGCCAGGAGGATTATGTCAAGGCGTCCGCGGCCTATGACGAGATACTGGCCGTCAAACCGGACGACACGCTAGCCTTGTTCAATCTGGGGGTCATTTTTAAACATTATTTTGAGAAACCGGACGAAGCCAGAAGATACTTCGAAAAGGTGCTGGAGCTGGAACACGATGATGCCGAGATGATCAGGCTGGCGAAACAGGAACTCGAAAAATAA